A genomic window from Triticum urartu cultivar G1812 chromosome 7, Tu2.1, whole genome shotgun sequence includes:
- the LOC125519794 gene encoding NADH-ubiquinone oxidoreductase chain 2-like: MIYGSTGATHFDQLAKILTGYEITGARSSGIFMGILFIAVGFLFKITAVPFHMWAPDIYEGSPTPVTAFLSIAPKISISANMSRVSIVASYGGTLQQIFFFCSIASMILGALAAMAQTKVKRPLAHSSIGHVGYIRTGFSCGTIEGIQSLLIGIFIYASMTIDAFAIVPALRQTRVKYIADLGALAKTNPISAMTFSITMFSYAGIPPLAGFCSKFYLFFAALGCGAYFLAPVGVVTSVIGRWAAGRLP; this comes from the exons ATGATCTATGGGTCTACTGGAGCTACCCACTTCGATCAATTAGCCAAGATTTTGACCGGATACGAAATCACTGGTGCTCGATCTAGTGGTATTTTTATGGGGATTCTTTTTATCGCTGTAGGATTCCTATTCAAGATTACTGCAGTTCCTTTTC ATATGTGGGCACCTGATATCTATGAGGGTTCACCCACCCCGGTGACAGCATTCCTTTCTATTGCGCCTAAAATCTCTATTTCTGCAAATATGTCACGTGTTTCTATTGTTGCTTCCTATGGGGGTACATTACAACAAATCTTCTTTTTCTGCAGCATTGCTTCTATGATCTTAGGAGCACTGGCCGCCATGGCCCAAACGAAAGTCAAAAGACCTCTAGCTCATAGTTCGATTGGACATGTAGGTTATATTCGTACTGGTTTCTCATGTGGAACCATAGAAGGAATTCAATCACTACTAATTGGTATATTTATTTATGCATCAATGACGATAGATGCATTCGCCATAGTTCCAGCATTACGGCAAACCCGTGTCAAATATATAGCGGATTTGGGCGCTCTAGCCAAAACGAATCCTATTTCGGCTATGACCTTCTCCATTACAATGTTCTCATACGCAGGAATACCCCCGTTAGCCGGCTTTTGTAGCAAATTCTATTTGTTCTTCGCCGCTTTGGGTTGTGGGGCTTACTTCCTAGCCCCAGTGGGAGTAGTGACTAGCGTTATAGGTCGTTGGGCGGCCGGAAGGTTGCCATGA